In the Acropora muricata isolate sample 2 chromosome 1, ASM3666990v1, whole genome shotgun sequence genome, one interval contains:
- the LOC136911305 gene encoding uncharacterized protein, producing the protein MMKFLFFFLALSFAVIPSGINAKGQWILASPLVCFGAKGDSYGWFTAPINGSLVAIKLVHRFGYVSCHVQDGTNWSFWGCGERKDREVNALVDTVITDDHNRVLMPPTQLERDFGGYKWYKVPGYNSQSPEIVLSRFSPTSVHRGERLRLWYGEDLADLSEHDNGGKVCCDVYAMYA; encoded by the exons ATGATgaagttcttgttcttcttcttggcCCTCTCTTTTGCTGTAATTCCAAGCGGAATTAACGCAAAAG GTCAGTGGATCTTGGCCTCTCCTCTGGTGTGTTTTGGCGCCAAAGGTGACAGTTACGGTTGGTTCACTGCGCCAATAAATGGCAGTTTAGTCGCCATAAAATTGGTTCACCGGTTTGGATACGTCTCCTGTCATGTTCAAGACGGTACAAACTGGAGTTTCTGGGGCTGTGGAGAGCGTAAAGATAGAGAGGTTAACGCGCTGGTCGACACAGTCATCACCGACGACCACAATCGCGTCCTTATGCCACCAACGCAGCTCGAGAGAGACTTCGGTGGCTATAAATGGTACAAGGTCCCTGGATATAACTCGCAATCTCCTGAGATTGTCCTGTCACGTTTTTCTCCAACTTCAGTACATCGAGGAGAGAGGTTGCGTCTGTGGTATGGTGAAGATTTGGCCGATTTGAGCGAACACGATAATGGCGGCAAAGTATGCTGCGACGTTTATGCCATGTATGCCTGA